One part of the Streptomyces lienomycini genome encodes these proteins:
- a CDS encoding tetratricopeptide repeat protein translates to MSTPAPMEGRASGSARIYQTGGDQYIEEHVHHYAPGSAPLFGPPGAGPAEPRATAPDSVRMPLVGRAPGVLRDRTDLMRSLRAAVAGPGGDIQVLHGMGGCGKTAVAQSLFNEAVRDHGRVGLWVNASERVSLRAGMLAVAGDRGATDSELVAAAGGQRAAADLVWHHLNHSAQPWLLVLDNADDPGILEEGAWLRPSPAGTVLVTTRHATSPLWRVPGASSHRLGVLPLEDATLVLRDLAPDAGTRESARKVARRLGCLPLALTLAGAHLAHQLLESWSMDEYDRKLTEESTALVDRGASATGGGQSRHLVGRTWQLSLDSLAQGGLPEATTLLRLLSCWAADPVPLALLMPAAQGGAGLEHLDPPLTAARVEPALRALLDHSLIDMVETDGHRCVKAHGVLLDSVAAGVPDTERELLADAAGRLLRAALPQEGAASARARSQVRLLAPHATGLLHRVHRHGPVTQETARIAVRLARLVYEAGDWTAALALAATAARTAAEHLGDEHPATIEARSGQGPVLFRLGRYAEAAELLRPVHRDALRTLGPHDARTLDAAYELQRVLHRLGDLTQARTLLETVLDGRRHVLGEDHVATLKTRCEMLELRLALDEFDGYTAAAEELAGDCERRLGPDHLVTVWARDALARGLLRSGRGAEAEELFGRVLAGQRAGYGDGHPLVLGVLIQLSRAQYAQGKREQAAESAREVAEGRAEVLGEDHPETVAARAWYTEVRTAPPATG, encoded by the coding sequence ATGAGCACCCCGGCGCCCATGGAGGGCCGCGCCTCGGGCAGCGCCCGGATCTACCAGACCGGTGGCGACCAGTACATCGAGGAACACGTCCACCACTACGCCCCGGGCTCGGCCCCTCTGTTCGGGCCCCCGGGGGCGGGCCCCGCCGAACCCCGGGCCACCGCTCCCGACTCCGTCCGCATGCCCCTGGTCGGCCGCGCGCCCGGCGTCCTGCGCGACCGCACCGACCTCATGCGCAGCCTCCGGGCCGCCGTGGCCGGACCGGGCGGCGACATCCAGGTCCTGCACGGAATGGGCGGCTGCGGCAAGACGGCCGTCGCCCAGTCCCTGTTCAACGAGGCCGTACGGGACCACGGCCGCGTCGGCCTGTGGGTCAACGCCTCCGAACGGGTGTCGCTGCGGGCCGGCATGCTCGCCGTCGCCGGCGACCGCGGTGCCACCGACAGCGAACTCGTCGCCGCGGCCGGCGGCCAGCGCGCCGCGGCCGACCTGGTCTGGCACCATCTGAACCACTCGGCGCAGCCCTGGCTGCTGGTCCTCGACAACGCCGACGACCCCGGCATCCTGGAGGAAGGCGCCTGGCTGCGCCCGAGCCCCGCGGGGACGGTGCTGGTGACCACCCGCCACGCGACCTCCCCGCTGTGGCGCGTCCCGGGGGCGAGCAGCCACCGGCTCGGTGTGCTCCCGCTGGAGGACGCGACCCTGGTGCTGCGGGACCTGGCCCCGGACGCGGGCACGCGGGAGTCCGCGCGGAAGGTCGCCCGGCGCCTGGGCTGCCTCCCCCTGGCTCTGACCCTGGCCGGGGCGCATCTGGCCCACCAACTGCTGGAATCGTGGTCGATGGACGAGTACGACCGCAAGCTGACCGAGGAGTCGACGGCCCTGGTCGACCGGGGGGCGTCGGCGACCGGCGGCGGACAGTCCCGCCACCTCGTGGGCCGTACGTGGCAGCTGTCGCTGGACAGCCTGGCGCAGGGCGGCCTGCCGGAGGCGACGACCCTGCTGCGGCTGCTGTCCTGCTGGGCGGCGGACCCCGTACCGCTGGCGCTGCTGATGCCGGCGGCACAGGGCGGGGCCGGCCTCGAACACCTCGACCCGCCGCTGACCGCCGCCCGCGTCGAACCGGCCCTGCGGGCGCTTCTCGACCACTCGCTGATCGACATGGTCGAGACGGACGGGCACCGCTGCGTGAAGGCCCACGGGGTCCTGCTGGACAGCGTCGCCGCGGGCGTGCCCGACACGGAGCGCGAACTCCTGGCGGACGCGGCGGGCCGACTGCTGCGGGCGGCACTGCCGCAGGAGGGCGCCGCGTCGGCACGGGCCCGTTCCCAGGTGCGGCTCCTGGCCCCGCACGCGACCGGCCTGCTGCACCGGGTCCACCGCCACGGCCCGGTGACGCAGGAGACGGCGCGGATCGCGGTCCGGCTCGCGCGGCTGGTGTACGAGGCGGGGGACTGGACCGCCGCGCTGGCCCTGGCCGCCACCGCCGCGCGGACGGCCGCCGAGCACCTGGGGGACGAGCACCCGGCGACCATCGAGGCCCGCTCCGGCCAGGGCCCCGTCCTGTTCCGCCTCGGCCGGTACGCCGAAGCCGCCGAACTGCTGCGGCCGGTCCACCGGGACGCGCTGCGCACCCTCGGCCCCCATGACGCGCGCACCCTGGACGCCGCCTACGAACTGCAACGGGTGCTGCACCGCCTCGGCGACCTGACGCAAGCCCGTACGCTGCTGGAAACCGTCCTGGACGGCCGCCGCCACGTGCTCGGCGAGGACCACGTCGCCACCCTCAAGACCCGCTGCGAGATGCTGGAACTGCGCCTCGCGCTGGACGAGTTCGACGGCTACACGGCGGCGGCCGAGGAGCTGGCGGGGGACTGCGAACGCCGCCTCGGCCCCGACCACCTGGTGACCGTGTGGGCGCGCGACGCGCTGGCGCGGGGGCTGCTGCGCTCCGGCCGGGGCGCGGAGGCCGAGGAGCTCTTCGGCCGGGTGCTCGCCGGGCAGCGGGCCGGGTACGGGGACGGCCATCCGCTGGTCCTCGGGGTGCTGATCCAGCTCAGCCGGGCCCAGTACGCCCAGGGCAAGCGGGAGCAGGCCGCCGAGAGCGCGCGCGAGGTGGCCGAGGGGCGGGCCGAGGTCCTGGGCGAGGACCACCCCGAGACCGTCGCGGCCCGCGCCTGGTACACCGAGGTCCGCACGGCGCCGCCCGCGACCGGGTGA
- a CDS encoding acyl-CoA thioesterase produces the protein MSEALQSLLDLLDLERIEEDIYRGHSRSAVVPRVFGGQVAAQAMVAAGRTVPEDRHAHSLHAYFLRPGDPGAPIVYNVDRLRDGRSFTTRRVVAVQHGKPIFTLSASFQTYEEGLDHQAPMPPAPDPATLPTGEERLRSYPHLPADTVERFLETRAAVDLRYVEDPPFGDFGSPRDPHSQVWFRTNGKLADDPLLHVVLATYVSDMTLLDSVLLAHGRGGWAVGDVVGASLDHAMWFHRPFRADEWLLYDQQSPSASGGRGLGQARIHTQDGHLAVSVVQEGVVRVPREH, from the coding sequence ATGAGCGAAGCACTCCAGTCCCTCCTCGATCTGCTCGACCTCGAGCGGATCGAGGAGGACATCTACCGCGGCCACTCCCGGTCCGCCGTCGTCCCCCGCGTCTTCGGCGGGCAGGTCGCGGCGCAGGCCATGGTCGCCGCGGGCCGCACCGTCCCCGAGGACCGGCACGCGCACTCCCTGCACGCCTACTTCCTGCGCCCCGGCGACCCGGGCGCCCCCATCGTCTACAACGTCGACCGGCTGCGCGACGGCCGCTCCTTCACGACCCGCCGCGTCGTCGCCGTCCAGCACGGCAAGCCGATCTTCACGCTGTCGGCGTCGTTCCAGACGTACGAGGAGGGCCTCGACCACCAGGCGCCGATGCCGCCCGCACCGGACCCGGCGACCCTCCCCACCGGCGAGGAGCGGCTGCGGAGCTACCCGCACCTGCCCGCCGACACCGTCGAACGCTTCCTGGAGACCCGGGCCGCCGTCGACCTGCGCTACGTCGAGGACCCGCCCTTCGGCGACTTCGGCAGCCCGCGCGATCCGCACTCCCAGGTGTGGTTCCGCACCAACGGCAAGCTCGCGGACGACCCCCTGCTGCACGTCGTCCTCGCCACGTACGTCTCCGACATGACGCTGCTCGACTCGGTTCTGCTCGCGCACGGCCGGGGCGGCTGGGCCGTCGGCGACGTCGTCGGGGCCTCGCTGGACCACGCCATGTGGTTCCACCGGCCCTTCCGCGCCGACGAGTGGCTGCTGTACGACCAGCAGTCCCCGTCCGCGTCCGGCGGCCGGGGACTCGGCCAGGCCCGCATCCACACCCAGGACGGGCACCTCGCCGTGTCGGTCGTCCAGGAAGGCGTGGTGCGCGTCCCCCGGGAACACTGA
- a CDS encoding DUF397 domain-containing protein produces the protein MPDHIATETDLVGWRRSTYSGNEAGSCVEVVDGHPGGIPVRDSKVPGGAVVVFSVGGWTSFITALKTPHPPQNP, from the coding sequence ATGCCTGACCACATCGCGACCGAGACCGACCTCGTGGGCTGGCGCAGGTCTACGTACAGCGGCAATGAGGCCGGTAGCTGCGTGGAGGTCGTGGACGGGCATCCCGGGGGGATACCGGTCCGGGACTCGAAGGTGCCGGGTGGGGCGGTGGTGGTGTTCTCGGTGGGCGGGTGGACGTCGTTCATCACCGCCCTCAAGACCCCCCACCCCCCTCAAAACCCGTGA
- a CDS encoding lysophospholipid acyltransferase family protein yields the protein MTTLAPARASAPPRHWLASALRRLLWWVTLTLTGGFQRRGRLPRGGCVVIANHSSHADTAALLAALDARHAPVIGAAADYWFASPWRRRICSRLAGGFPVRRDGGGVDDLLAMADELRAGRTVVLFPEGTRRADGEFGTFHRGALVLAEEAGVPLVPVGIAGTDKVLPKHGRLRSGVVRVRIGAPLPAAATPEDARASVAALHARAEAERKRDSGLRRRVSSVINSRWGAVLVFLWAVAEALSWPLIPELLVATIVIAVPRSAVKVSLSIVAGTLAGGLLGLQLAAAGAQLPAPLTTDRMRAQARHEIAVEGADAVRHQPWKGLPYKVYVAEAGKADVPPVDWVVESAKARGSRTAMLTALFAVLGLLLQRFRRWYVGYLVVFAGVFAWSLAGVIRTWS from the coding sequence GTGACGACCCTCGCTCCCGCACGCGCCTCCGCGCCCCCGCGTCACTGGCTCGCCTCGGCCCTGCGCCGCCTCCTGTGGTGGGTCACCCTCACCCTCACCGGCGGTTTCCAGCGCCGTGGCCGACTGCCCCGCGGCGGCTGCGTCGTCATCGCCAACCACTCCTCGCACGCCGACACCGCCGCGCTGCTCGCCGCGCTCGACGCCCGCCACGCGCCGGTGATCGGCGCCGCCGCCGACTACTGGTTCGCCTCTCCGTGGCGCCGCCGGATCTGCAGCCGGCTCGCGGGCGGGTTCCCCGTGCGCCGGGACGGCGGCGGAGTCGACGATCTCCTCGCCATGGCCGACGAGTTGCGCGCCGGACGCACCGTGGTCCTCTTCCCCGAGGGCACCCGCCGGGCGGACGGCGAGTTCGGCACCTTCCACCGGGGCGCCCTGGTCCTCGCCGAGGAGGCGGGCGTCCCCCTCGTCCCGGTCGGCATCGCCGGCACGGACAAGGTGCTGCCCAAGCACGGACGGCTGCGCTCCGGCGTGGTCCGGGTGCGGATCGGGGCGCCGTTGCCCGCGGCCGCGACGCCCGAGGACGCCCGTGCCTCGGTCGCCGCGCTGCACGCCCGTGCCGAGGCGGAGCGGAAGCGGGACTCGGGTCTCAGGCGCCGGGTCTCGTCCGTGATCAACTCGCGGTGGGGGGCGGTCCTCGTCTTCCTGTGGGCCGTCGCCGAGGCGCTCAGCTGGCCCCTGATCCCCGAGCTGCTGGTGGCCACGATCGTCATCGCGGTGCCTCGCTCGGCCGTGAAGGTGTCGCTGTCCATCGTCGCGGGAACGCTCGCCGGCGGGCTGCTCGGCCTCCAGCTCGCCGCGGCCGGCGCGCAGTTGCCCGCACCGCTCACCACCGACCGGATGCGTGCCCAGGCACGGCACGAGATCGCGGTCGAAGGCGCGGACGCCGTGCGTCACCAGCCGTGGAAGGGCCTGCCCTACAAGGTGTACGTCGCCGAGGCGGGCAAGGCCGACGTCCCCCCGGTGGACTGGGTCGTCGAGTCCGCGAAGGCCCGCGGTTCGCGCACGGCGATGCTCACGGCGCTCTTCGCCGTCCTCGGGCTGCTGCTGCAGCGCTTCCGCCGCTGGTACGTCGGGTATCTCGTGGTGTTCGCCGGCGTGTTCGCGTGGTCCCTGGCGGGGGTGATCAGGACCTGGAGCTGA
- a CDS encoding phosphatidate cytidylyltransferase, with protein MSAVLITEEAVGRALPLVAGALGVSGAAVAVLPSKVRMRTELRKRWRSWAVAAPVFQGALFFGAGGAFALAAALGVIAVSEYVRIAGLPRAEHLVLVAASVVLPGLAWRAPELLDVRSAALLLVGAALPSLLTGDHASGFTRTARTLVALVWIPVSLTGLVVLGDTAVAVGLGVAFGDVGAWCGGMALGRRGPLARPLSPLSPSKTWAGVLGTAAVTAAVLAVIGAFSVLLWLAILAGCVLGDLLESMVKREAGVKDAGTWLPGFGGLLDRIDSLVLALLLTMVVAS; from the coding sequence ATGAGCGCCGTACTCATCACCGAGGAGGCCGTCGGCCGGGCCCTGCCGCTCGTCGCGGGCGCCCTCGGAGTCAGCGGTGCGGCGGTCGCCGTACTGCCGTCGAAGGTGCGGATGCGCACCGAACTGCGCAAACGCTGGCGCAGTTGGGCCGTCGCCGCCCCGGTCTTCCAGGGGGCGCTGTTCTTCGGCGCGGGCGGCGCCTTCGCCCTCGCGGCGGCGCTCGGCGTGATCGCGGTGAGCGAGTACGTGCGGATCGCCGGGCTGCCCCGGGCCGAGCACCTGGTCCTGGTCGCCGCGTCGGTGGTGCTGCCGGGCCTCGCCTGGCGGGCGCCCGAGCTGCTCGACGTACGGTCCGCCGCGCTGCTGCTCGTCGGCGCCGCGCTGCCCTCGCTGCTCACCGGCGACCACGCGTCCGGATTCACCCGCACCGCGCGCACACTCGTGGCGCTGGTGTGGATTCCCGTCTCCCTGACGGGACTCGTGGTGCTCGGCGACACCGCTGTCGCCGTCGGCCTCGGCGTGGCCTTCGGCGACGTCGGGGCGTGGTGCGGAGGCATGGCGTTGGGGCGGCGCGGCCCGCTCGCCCGGCCGCTGTCCCCGCTCTCCCCCAGCAAGACCTGGGCGGGGGTGCTCGGCACCGCCGCCGTGACCGCGGCCGTGCTGGCCGTGATCGGCGCGTTCTCGGTGCTGCTCTGGCTCGCGATCCTGGCCGGCTGCGTGCTCGGCGACCTGCTCGAGTCCATGGTCAAGCGCGAGGCCGGGGTGAAGGACGCGGGCACCTGGCTGCCCGGCTTCGGCGGGCTCCTCGACCGTATCGACTCCCTCGTCCTCGCTCTTCTCCTCACCATGGTGGTGGCCTCGTGA
- the speB gene encoding agmatinase, translated as MSSNETPRGPVDSSRIPRYAGPATFARLPRLDEVGTADVAVVGVPFDSGVSYRPGARFGGNAIREASRLLRPYNPAQDASPFALAQVADGGDIAVNPFNIHEAVETIEAAADDLLGTGARLMTLGGDHTIALPLLRSVARKHGPVALLHFDAHLDTWDTYFGAEYTHGTPFRRAVEEGVLDTSALSHVGTRGPLYGKKDLTDDERMGFGIVTSADVYRRGADEVADQLRQRIGDRPLYVSIDIDCLDPAHAPGTGTPEAGGMTSRELLEILRGLASCNLVSADVVEVAPAYDHAEITSVAASHTAYELTTLMSRQIAEARSQ; from the coding sequence ATGAGCAGCAACGAGACGCCCCGAGGTCCCGTCGACTCCTCCCGGATCCCGCGCTACGCCGGACCCGCGACCTTCGCCCGGCTGCCCCGGCTCGACGAGGTCGGCACCGCCGACGTCGCCGTCGTGGGGGTGCCGTTCGACTCCGGCGTCTCGTACCGGCCCGGCGCCCGCTTCGGCGGCAACGCCATCCGGGAGGCCTCCCGCCTCCTGCGCCCCTACAACCCGGCGCAGGACGCCTCGCCCTTCGCCCTCGCCCAGGTCGCGGACGGCGGCGACATCGCCGTGAACCCCTTCAACATCCACGAGGCCGTCGAGACGATCGAGGCCGCCGCCGACGACCTCCTCGGTACCGGCGCCCGCCTGATGACGCTGGGCGGCGACCACACCATCGCCCTGCCGCTGCTGCGCTCGGTCGCCCGGAAGCACGGCCCGGTCGCCCTGCTCCACTTCGACGCCCACCTGGACACCTGGGACACCTACTTCGGCGCCGAGTACACGCACGGCACCCCGTTCCGCCGCGCCGTCGAGGAGGGCGTCCTCGACACCTCCGCCCTCTCCCACGTCGGCACCCGCGGCCCCCTGTACGGCAAGAAGGACCTCACCGACGACGAGCGGATGGGCTTCGGCATCGTGACGTCGGCGGACGTCTACCGCCGCGGCGCCGACGAGGTCGCCGACCAGCTGAGGCAGCGCATCGGGGACCGCCCCCTGTACGTCTCCATCGACATCGACTGCCTCGACCCCGCCCACGCCCCCGGCACCGGCACCCCCGAGGCGGGCGGCATGACCTCCCGCGAACTGCTGGAGATCCTGCGCGGCCTGGCATCCTGCAACCTGGTGTCGGCGGACGTCGTCGAGGTGGCGCCCGCGTACGACCACGCGGAGATCACCTCGGTCGCGGCCTCCCACACCGCGTACGAACTGACCACCCTCATGTCCCGCCAGATCGCCGAGGCCCGTTCACAGTGA
- a CDS encoding phosphatase, whose protein sequence is MPIPGTPSRAELAEHLVTTRIAGDVATPRENNLSHYRKLANGDRGFWLGLELGDRWSDEQDVLAVMAERVGVNDDPEHRYGQDTIDPELTVSALERMAGRLRKAADGGQRVLFATGHPGGLLDVHRATAAALRAAGCEIVVIPEGLTTEEGYVQQFADVSVLEHGASLWHTHSGEPMKAILTGLEREGRPLPDLVVADHGWAGYAAQHGVDSVGYADCNDPALFLAESEGTLQVAVPLDDHVVSPRHYDPMTAYLLTEAGLR, encoded by the coding sequence ATGCCGATACCCGGGACACCCAGCCGCGCCGAACTCGCCGAGCACCTCGTCACCACGCGTATCGCGGGCGACGTCGCCACGCCCCGCGAGAACAACCTCTCCCACTACCGGAAGCTGGCCAACGGCGACCGGGGCTTCTGGCTCGGTCTGGAGCTGGGCGACCGCTGGAGCGACGAGCAGGACGTGCTCGCGGTGATGGCGGAGCGCGTCGGTGTCAACGACGACCCCGAGCACCGGTACGGCCAGGACACCATCGATCCCGAGCTGACCGTCTCCGCGCTGGAGCGGATGGCGGGACGGCTGCGCAAGGCGGCGGACGGCGGGCAGCGGGTGCTGTTCGCGACCGGCCACCCGGGCGGGCTGCTCGACGTGCACCGCGCCACGGCCGCCGCGCTGCGCGCCGCGGGCTGCGAGATCGTCGTGATCCCGGAGGGCCTGACCACGGAGGAGGGGTACGTCCAGCAGTTCGCGGACGTCTCGGTCCTCGAGCACGGGGCGTCGCTGTGGCACACCCACTCGGGCGAGCCGATGAAGGCGATCCTGACCGGTCTGGAGCGCGAGGGCCGTCCGCTGCCCGACCTGGTGGTCGCCGACCACGGCTGGGCCGGTTACGCCGCCCAGCACGGCGTGGACTCCGTCGGCTACGCGGACTGCAACGACCCGGCCCTCTTCCTCGCCGAGTCCGAGGGCACCCTCCAGGTGGCGGTGCCGCTGGACGACCACGTGGTCAGCCCGCGCCACTACGACCCGATGACGGCGTATCTGCTGACGGAGGCGGGACTGCGGTGA
- a CDS encoding CDP-alcohol phosphatidyltransferase family protein, giving the protein MNGLYAFKPWYTEQLSGVRAALVRREVSPDTLTAAGVVCAAGAAGALATLPAPWACLPVALLLAARLAFANLDGALARDTGRTTRRGSVLNELGDRCADLVVLAGFLALAPLWLVALTGLAATLPSWVSLAGSAAGAERLNGGPVGKTERCLLTVVAAATGWAVPVLAVIAAGSALTAVLRLGRLWQALGGATTVGARTSGGHR; this is encoded by the coding sequence ATGAACGGTCTCTACGCATTTAAACCCTGGTACACGGAGCAGTTGTCCGGTGTTCGTGCCGCGCTCGTACGCCGTGAGGTGTCACCCGACACGCTCACGGCGGCGGGTGTGGTCTGCGCTGCGGGCGCCGCGGGGGCGCTCGCCACGCTGCCCGCACCCTGGGCCTGTCTGCCCGTCGCCCTGCTGCTCGCCGCCCGTCTCGCGTTCGCCAATCTCGACGGCGCGCTCGCCCGCGACACCGGGCGGACCACACGGCGCGGCTCCGTCCTCAACGAACTCGGCGACCGGTGCGCCGATCTGGTGGTGCTCGCCGGGTTCCTGGCGCTGGCCCCGCTGTGGCTGGTGGCGCTCACCGGCCTGGCCGCCACCCTCCCCTCCTGGGTCTCGCTCGCGGGGTCGGCCGCCGGGGCGGAGCGCCTCAACGGCGGTCCCGTCGGCAAGACCGAGCGCTGCCTGCTGACCGTCGTCGCGGCGGCCACGGGCTGGGCGGTGCCCGTGCTGGCGGTGATCGCTGCCGGGTCCGCGCTCACCGCCGTGCTGCGGCTCGGCCGGCTCTGGCAGGCCCTCGGCGGCGCCACCACCGTCGGCGCGAGAACCTCGGGGGGCCACCGATGA
- a CDS encoding endonuclease I family protein, with protein MLAIRTRRRKAAALATAAVLAGLAAPSLTATPATATTATTTNTTNTDYDATYYKDAIGKTGTSLKSSLHTIISDQTKLSYSAVWDALKSTDEDPADSGNVILLYSGVSRSKSLNGGDTGDWNREHTWAKSHGDFGTATGPGTDLHHLRPSDVRVNSVRGNKDFDNGGSAVDDGGGSLTDSDSFEPRDAVKGDVARMIFYMAVRYEGGDGFADLEVNGQVGNGSNPYIGKLSVLKAWSDEDPPDAFEEHRNQVIYDDYQHNRNPFVDHPEWVESIW; from the coding sequence ATGCTCGCGATACGCACCCGGCGCCGGAAGGCGGCGGCCCTCGCCACGGCCGCCGTACTCGCCGGCCTCGCCGCCCCCTCACTGACGGCGACCCCGGCAACGGCGACGACGGCGACCACGACGAACACGACGAACACGGACTACGACGCGACGTACTACAAGGACGCGATCGGCAAGACGGGCACGAGCCTCAAGTCCTCGCTGCACACGATCATCAGCGACCAGACGAAGCTCTCGTACTCGGCGGTCTGGGACGCGCTCAAGTCCACCGACGAGGACCCGGCCGACAGCGGCAACGTGATCCTGCTCTACTCGGGCGTCTCCCGCAGCAAGTCACTCAACGGCGGCGACACCGGCGACTGGAACCGCGAGCACACATGGGCCAAGTCCCACGGCGACTTCGGCACCGCGACCGGCCCCGGCACGGACCTGCACCACCTGCGTCCGTCGGACGTCCGGGTCAACAGCGTGCGCGGCAACAAGGACTTCGACAACGGGGGCAGCGCCGTCGACGACGGCGGCGGCAGCCTCACCGACTCCGACTCCTTCGAACCCCGCGACGCCGTCAAGGGCGACGTGGCCCGCATGATCTTCTACATGGCGGTCCGCTACGAGGGCGGCGACGGATTCGCCGACCTGGAGGTCAACGGCCAGGTCGGCAACGGCAGCAACCCGTACATCGGCAAGCTCTCCGTGCTGAAGGCGTGGAGCGACGAGGACCCGCCGGACGCCTTCGAGGAGCACCGCAACCAGGTCATCTACGACGACTACCAGCACAACCGCAACCCGTTCGTCGACCACCCGGAGTGGGTGGAGTCGATCTGGTAG
- a CDS encoding thiamine pyrophosphate-binding protein — MTHDHDLVLRPTASQTEAALHPPGGRTGSDLVVETLAGLGATTVFGLPGQHTLGLFDALRRSDLRYIGLRVENNAGFAADAYGRVTGEAAPLLLSTGPGALTALPALQEARAASAPVLAIAGQVPAAGLGGGRHGYLHELPDQAASFRGVVKSVHTARTQSQIPSAIAEAWTSALTVPHGPVWVEIPQDVLRAETLIPVVTGGDTLPEELPPRPELTAVAADLLAHAERPVVVAGGGVVRADASKKLRQLAERLQAPVVTTFGGKGAFPWTHPLSLQSWLEDRHTTDFLEDADVLLVVGSGLGELSSNYHTFEPRGRVIQIEADLGKLESNHPALGIHADARLALQALLETVEERRTDPTAPERVREVLDKVRARVAAQELTLEQDVLAAVRKALPPRAPSFWDMTILAYWAWSAFDPKAPNTMHSAQGAGGLGYALPAALGAAAADPTHPVLAVSGDGGALYSVAELATARQYDLNVTWLIVDDGGYGILREYMTDAFGQPTATDLPGPDFVALAESFGVPGVRTGPDTLEQDLAKALTTPGPAVVVLPAVLRMFAPTHTE, encoded by the coding sequence GTGACCCACGACCACGACCTCGTGCTCCGTCCGACCGCCTCCCAGACGGAGGCCGCGCTGCACCCTCCCGGCGGCCGCACCGGCTCGGACCTGGTCGTGGAGACCCTGGCCGGGCTCGGCGCGACCACCGTCTTCGGCCTGCCCGGCCAGCACACCCTCGGCCTGTTCGACGCGCTGCGCCGCTCCGACCTGCGCTACATCGGCCTGCGGGTGGAGAACAACGCCGGTTTCGCGGCGGACGCCTACGGCCGCGTCACCGGCGAGGCGGCCCCGCTGCTGCTGTCGACCGGCCCCGGCGCGCTCACCGCCCTGCCCGCACTCCAGGAGGCGCGGGCCGCCTCCGCCCCCGTCCTGGCGATCGCCGGCCAGGTCCCCGCGGCGGGCCTCGGCGGCGGCCGCCACGGCTACCTGCACGAACTCCCCGACCAGGCCGCCTCCTTCCGGGGCGTGGTCAAGTCCGTCCACACCGCCCGCACCCAGTCCCAGATCCCGTCCGCGATCGCCGAGGCGTGGACGTCGGCGCTGACCGTCCCGCACGGCCCGGTGTGGGTGGAGATCCCCCAGGACGTCCTCCGGGCCGAGACGCTGATCCCCGTCGTGACGGGCGGCGACACCCTCCCCGAGGAGCTGCCCCCGCGCCCCGAACTGACGGCGGTGGCGGCCGACCTGCTCGCACACGCCGAACGCCCGGTGGTCGTCGCGGGCGGCGGGGTGGTCCGCGCGGACGCGTCGAAGAAGCTGCGGCAGCTGGCCGAGCGGCTCCAGGCCCCCGTCGTCACCACCTTCGGCGGCAAGGGCGCCTTCCCCTGGACGCACCCCCTCTCCCTCCAGTCCTGGCTGGAGGACCGCCACACGACGGACTTCCTGGAGGACGCCGACGTCCTCCTCGTGGTCGGCTCCGGACTCGGCGAACTCTCCTCGAACTACCACACGTTCGAGCCCCGCGGCCGGGTGATCCAGATCGAGGCCGACCTCGGCAAGCTGGAGTCCAACCACCCGGCCCTCGGTATCCACGCCGACGCCCGCCTCGCCCTCCAGGCCCTGCTGGAGACGGTGGAGGAGCGGCGCACCGACCCGACCGCCCCGGAACGCGTACGCGAGGTCCTGGACAAGGTCCGCGCACGCGTCGCCGCCCAGGAACTCACCCTGGAACAGGACGTCCTGGCCGCAGTCCGCAAGGCCCTTCCGCCCCGCGCCCCCTCCTTCTGGGACATGACCATCCTGGCCTACTGGGCGTGGTCGGCCTTCGACCCCAAGGCCCCGAACACCATGCACTCCGCCCAGGGCGCCGGCGGCCTCGGCTACGCCCTCCCGGCGGCCCTCGGCGCCGCGGCGGCCGACCCCACCCACCCGGTGCTGGCGGTCTCGGGCGACGGCGGCGCGCTGTACTCCGTCGCCGAACTCGCCACCGCCCGCCAGTACGACCTGAACGTCACCTGGCTCATCGTCGACGACGGCGGCTACGGCATCCTGCGCGAGTACATGACCGACGCCTTCGGGCAGCCCACGGCGACGGACCTGCCCGGCCCCGACTTCGTCGCCCTGGCCGAGTCCTTCGGCGTGCCCGGCGTCCGCACCGGCCCCGACACCCTGGAACAGGACCTCGCGAAGGCCCTGACGACACCGGGCCCGGCCGTCGTCGTACTCCCCGCCGTGCTGCGGATGTTCGCGCCGACGCACACGGAATGA